DNA sequence from the Paenibacillus physcomitrellae genome:
GCGCATGACAGTCTTCTTCTTACCGTCTTTGTTTACGATCTCTTCTTCCATAGGAACAAGAACCCGGAAAATCTTGTCTTCCATGCCCATCGACTCGACGCGCTTCTCCAAATTGGCTTTGACCTTATTCTCATACCCTGAATAGGTATGAACTACGTACCATCTTTTTTCCATATCAAGCCACCTAAGGACCCTTCTTAAATTATCGCTTCGATCACAGCGGAGATACCGATGTCAATAACCCAAAAGTAAACGGCGACAACTACAATTGTACCCAGCACAATCAGCGTGTAATTCGTCAACTCTTTACGATTGGGCCAGCGAACCTTTTTAAGTTCAGCCCAGCTTTCGGAGAAAAAAGAAAAAATCGACTTGAAACTGCGTTTCATGCGCGACTACACCTCCACAGACTATCTGGTTTCGCGATGAGGAGTTTGCTCGTTACAGAACTTGCAAAATTTCTT
Encoded proteins:
- the secE gene encoding preprotein translocase subunit SecE, whose protein sequence is MKRSFKSIFSFFSESWAELKKVRWPNRKELTNYTLIVLGTIVVVAVYFWVIDIGISAVIEAII